A part of Ursus arctos isolate Adak ecotype North America chromosome X, UrsArc2.0, whole genome shotgun sequence genomic DNA contains:
- the ACTRT1 gene encoding actin-related protein T1 has translation MFNPYVLDIPAVIFDNGSGLCKAGLSGEIGPRHVISSVVGHPKFNMPLSEATKKKYLVGEKALHKYEALHLHYPIERGLVTRWDDMEKLWKYLFEWELGVKPCQQPVLMTEPSLNPRETREKMAEVMFETFSVPAFYLSNHAVVALYASASVTGLVVDSGDGVTCTVPIFEGYSLPHAVTKLYVAGRDITEHLTRLLLASGSTFPCILNKALVGDIKEKLCYVALEPEKELCKRPEEVLREYRLPDGNIIHIGDQLHQVPEILFAPDQLGIHNPGLSKMVSSSIMKCDTDIQKNLFAEIVLSGGTTLFPGLEERLMKELEQLASRGTPIKITASPDRCFSAWIGASIVTSLSSFKQMWITSADFMEFGTYVVQRRCF, from the coding sequence ATGTTTAACCCATATGTATTAGATATTCCAGCTGTAATTTTTGACAATGGATCAGGACTCTGCAAAGCAGGCCTGTCTGGAGAGATTGGACCCCGTCATGTCATCAGTTCTGTCGTGGGGCATCCTAAATTCAACATGCCATTATCAGAAGCCACTAAGAAAAAGTACCTTGTGGGAGAAAAAGCCCTACACAAATATGAGGCCTTGCATTTGCACTACCCTATTGAGCGTGGACTGGTAACAAGATGGGATGACATGGAGAAACTTTGGAAGTATCTTTTTGAGTGGGAACTAGGAGTAAAACCTTGTCAACAACCTGTGCTCATGACTGAGCCCTCCTTGAACCCAAGGGAGACTCGAGAGAAGATGGCCGAAGTGATGTTTGAGACCTTCAGTGTGCCTGCTTTCTACCTGTCCAATCATGCAGTGGTAGCACTATATGCGTCTGCCTCTGTCACAGGATTAGTGGTGGACAGTGGGGATGGGGTCACTTGCACTGTCCCTATCTTTGAGGGTTACTCCCTGCCTCATGCTGTCACCAAGCTCTACGTGGCAGGAAGGGACATCACAGAACACCTCACTCGGCTCCTCCTTGCTAGTGGAAGTACTTTCCCTTGCATACTCAATAAGGCCTTAGTGGGTGACATCAAAGAGAAGCTGTGTTATGTGGCcttggagccagagaaagagctaTGCAAGAGGCCAGAAGAAGTTCTGAGAGAATACAGACTGCCAGATGGGAATATTATCCACATTGGAGACCAGTTGCACCAGGTGCCTGAAATTCTTTTTGCACCTGACCAGCTGGGTATCCACAACCCAGGACTATCCAAAATGGTGTCCAGCAGCATTATGAAGTGTGACACTGATATACAAAAGAATCTTTTTGCAGAAATTGTGCTGTCTGGGGGCACCACTCTTTTCCCTGGGCTTGAAGAAAGACTTATGAAGGAACTGGAACAGCTGGCTTCCAGAGGAACTCCCATCAAGATCACAGCTTCTCCTGATAGATGTTTCTCTGCATGGATAGGTGCGTCCATTGTGACCTCTCTGAGCAGTTTCAAGCAGATGTGGATCACTTCTGCAGATTTCATGGAGTTTGGGACATATGTTGTTCAGAGAAGATGCTTTTAA